The genomic interval CTGCATAATTTCACCGTTGCTTTTGAACGCATACATCCTCTTATCCATAGCACCGATGATGACTTCCTGAATCCCGTCTCCGTCCAGATCATAATATTTCGGTGACGCAAAGAACTTTGCAATGGAGTCCTGAAAAATTCTTTTTCCCAATCCTTTATTTCCCTCAAATCTGTTTTTTGCAGTTGAAGTAAAACTCATTTCATCAGTGGTTACTATATGCTTATTCCAGACCTTTGATGTATCAGGGAAATTGTACCAGTCAGTGTTTAAAGTTTTGTTCGATGTTATGTACGATGTAAATCTTGGATACGCTACCCATATAGGATAAGCGGGACCTTCAAGCGGCCATTTGTATGTGCTGGGATTCTGATATCCTAAGTCCAAATAATATCCGTATAATGGTTGACCGATTAAATTTGTATTATCTAAATTCTGTGTATTGCCTGACGGACCTGCCAGAGAGGCTATATGTATTTCACCGCCGACTGATGTTATTATATATGGGTCAGATTTTCCCGTTGTAAATCCACTCAATGGATTGCTTGTATTGTTTACAGTAATTTCTAATTTCGCCTTATATCCTTTTTTCACTCCAACCTGCAAAGGACTCGTATTAGTGCTGAACAATCCCCCCGCAGGCGGCAATGCTGCTTTGCTTGATGGAAAAATTGTTGTAGTAAACGCACCTGTATTTGCCTGATTACTAAAACTTAATGCAGGAATTGTATTTCCGAGTGTATCGTAAACTGTTAACGATGTCGTTGTGCTTCCTGTTAGATTTACTTTGTGCTTAAAGATATGGTCGAATGATGAGCCGCGTGCCAGCGTTTCGTAGTCGTAAGTTATCTTTGTTATGTTTAAGCTTAAGTCAGTTACAATTGTCTGCTTCATGCTTGCGACAAAATCGTTCACGTCCCAGTCATTCCATGCGCTGTTTTTTATATCTTCAAATGCCAGTATATAATTATTTATTTGTGTATTCGGATTTGAATTCTTTATTGATATGGATGCTGAATTCTGAGCAGATAATGTGTCAGCTAAAGCATTTCCTTTTAATAAAGTGGAAACAGTAACTGAAGTATTATTCGGAATAGGATTTCCGTTATAATAATTCAGCTCACCCTTTGCTATAATTTTTATTTTCAAGGTATCGGATGTAGAAAAACTAAATCCGCTCCATTTCACAGTGCTTTGAGTTGTACCTGCTGTGTAAGTCCCAGAACCTAAATTTCCCTGAGTGTTGCTGGTAAGCACTGACGACTGATAATCTAATCCATCCGGCAATGTAACTGTAACGTTTGCTCCGTTTAGAGCTACTCCTGCCCTGTTTGTTAAATATGCAAAATATGATATCGTGTCATTTGAATTTACTTCTGCTTTGCTGGTGTTATTAATCACATTAACATTATCCGCTATCATGTCATTTGCAAAACACATCCAGTCACCTGACCAGTTGCAAGTTGCCACAACTATCGGCTGCGTAGAAGTAACTCTCATATAAGGAATTGTTGTCGCTCCGTTATTAAGCTGATTGTACTTTGCTTTGTTTACCTTAAAATCATAATACTTTCCTGCTGAGAGATTTATTGTTGTATCTACTAGTCCGCTTAAATTATTATCACGGATTCTTACTTCTGAGTTATCATAGTTTGCATAAATAAAAAGATGTGTGAACAATCCGTCTGCGGAAAGCGTTGTATATTTTTGATTAGTACCCGGAATAACGCAGTTATCAATTTTATTCGGATATGGAAGATACACTACTAAATTTTGCCCTGCATTTATACCTCTGTCTGATGCAGCATAAGAATAAATATCTGCCGTTGTAGCTCCGTACGAACTTTGTAGATAATTTCCTTCGAAAATAGAAACTTTTCCGCCGTTTGTATAAGCGCGGAATTTATGCTCGTTCTGGTTTCCGTTATCAAGAAAATTACCGACCTGAAACTGATTTAAATTATAACTCTGAAGCTGCACCCAATTATTTCCGTTATTAAGCCATTCAACCTGAAGTGTGACATTATTTGAATAAGAAGCTATTCTCAGTTCCTGCTCCTTTTTATAATCAGAGGGAATATTGAAATAAAAAAGAGAATCAACTGTGCTTCCCGTTCTTCCGGGAACGTATGCTCCTGCTTCACGTGAATTCGTAGTCAACGCTCCATACTGAACTGTAACCGGCTTGGAAGTTGTTATCATATAACTCTTTCCGTTATTCAGTAAATTTCTTCCTGTCGAAGAAGTATAAATCAAGTCCTGGTTAATATTGAGATTGGTGTTAACGAGAAGATTATTATTAGGCAAAGGATTTACCGAAGTTAGCCCTGTGTTATTCATTCCTGAAACTGATATATCATTTATTCTTACATTTGTACTGTCAAAATATGTAAAAACGTTTATATCACGATTTGAAAATGGTGAAGTATTTACATATACAAAAAAAGTATTTCCAGTCATTGTTCCGTTATCGGAAGGAAGGAAGTCATGTTCCCAGTCGGAATTCACCTGCTGATATACAATAACCGGCTTATTTGATGATACAAGAAAATAATCTCCGTCCCACTTTCCGCCTGCATCATCATTAACTGCACCGTCTTTCATATAGCAGACGTATGACTGACCTCTCATTAATATTCCTGACCATGAGTCGTCTGTATCTCCATCCGAACCGTCATCTGTAAGTACAACTGAAGTTGAATCAGTGAATGCCGTAATTACAAGACATACAGGTCTGTTGTTATTTTCATTAACGGGAGGAACATACATCTGGAATTTTGTGCCCGCTCCGCCGCTGAATGCAGCTTTGAAAGATATGAGAAATATGAGAAGGGTAAAAATTTTTTTCATGTAAAAAATTAAGTGAGCGGATTTATCTTACTACTTTTAAAGCAATTACCATACCAATAATATCAGGGAAAAATATATAATTTAGTCCAATTCTATCTATTATTTCGCTTTATTTTCTTTTAATAAATCACGTATCTCAGTTAATAACATTTGTTCTTTTGTAGGAGGCGCAGGAGGAGGAGGAGGTGCTGCCTCTTCTTTTTTCACTGCTGCCTGATAAATTTTTATCACTATAAAAATACAGAATGCAATAATTACAAAATCTATAATAGACTGAGCAAATGCTCCATAACCGATAGCAACTTCCGGGGAAACTACTTTATCACCTTCCATTACAGCTTTTTGAAGTACAAATTTCAAATCGACGAAATTTACTTTTCCGAGTAAAATTCCGATAGGAGGCATAATGATTTTATCTACAAATGCCGAAACTATTTTCCCAAAAGCTGCGCCGATAATAACACCGATGGCAAGATCCAGAACATTACCACGCATTGCGAATGCCTTGAATTCTTTAATGATTGACATAAAATATTCTTTGATTTGAACCCTGAATTTAAGATATTTTATCTATAAAAGTTACTGAAAAATTAATATCCCGGCTAAACCAAAATAAGTATATTAACTATCTTTCTTTTAAAATATTACAGTTTTTAATTGTTTTAAAATTAAAAATTGAAATAAGAAGTACAATTACTACATTACGAAAAATTCAAACACCTGTTTAATTATTTAATTAGAAACAGTGCACAATTCAACAAAAAAATCACGCTAGTTAAATTATTCCTGCAAAATAAATCCTTTCATTTTAATTTTAGATATTGTAGTTTTGTATAAGCAGGTTCTTTTACATAAATAAAACAGGGGGAAAAATGCTCGCAAGAAGCATTTCTGGAGTTACAACATTTGTATTTGTTGTGTTCTGCGCAGTTATTTTAGCTGTTGCAGGATTTTTATTAGTGATAAATTAGTAGGGGTATTAAGAAATTTTTAAAGCCGTCAGGACTTCCTTCTGACGGCTTTTTTTTTACAATTCGCTAAAAGAAACCACTTGCTTCTTTCCTTTTTATGCCATATATTATTGTAGTGATACCAAAAATTACTTACTCATTAAAGTTCTAAAGCTATTGTACTATTTTTCTTCTCCCCTGTCAGTTATATCCTTCATACCCGCAGTAAAGGACAAATAAAATAACAAATTTAATTACAAAACCAGTCCTAGATTTACCCCAGCTCTTTTTGTAATAACGTATTTCCAAATTTCATCGAAATGGAAAAAGAGCTCTTAGATTTATCCACACTGGATTTCCTTCTGGAAATCACCCAAGATTCCTTAACTTATTATTCAGAAAATGTTATAGAATCTGAATCAGGCAAAACGGCTTTAGAGTTTCAGCTTGACGAAGTAAGCTTATCTACTTTACTTAAGAAATTAGAAAACTGCAAAATTGAATTAGCAGGCAATTCCGTTCTATCTACTTATATTGATTTCAGAATACATGAAATCAAAAAAGCTATGGAAAAGAATACTATTTCAGCTTACAGCAAAAATCCACAGTACGGAATGCAATATTTCACTCTTATTTTAGATATACTTTCAGATAAGAAGAAACATTTGAACAAAGTACCTGATTAATTCATTTGTCAGCGTTTGTACTCCAGCAACCGCTCCCCATATTATTACTTGCACACTTACTTTGCACCTACAAATATCTTATATATTATAATTTCAATACTGTTTAAAGATTTATGTTTTTATTTATGAAATATTGTTTTACCTTGCGGCAGACAATATTTCATAACACTAATTACAGAAATGAAATCTCTCTTCTGCTTTATGCTTACCCTCATGAGCATTTTCACCCTTACCACAGATTTTACCCTCGCCCAACAACTTCGCTGGAGAGTTTTACCGGCCGGATTTGTATCCCCCACCCGTCTGGAAGATATCTGCTTTATCAACGCAAACACAGGCTGGACAATCACTAACTATAGTGATCAATTCGGAGGCGACCATCATCACATTTTTAAAACAACAAATGGAGGTAAAAGCTGGAGTGATCAGTCCGACAGCTCCTCTATCTATTACCGGTGCATCGGTTTTGCTGATTCGTTGAACGGGTGGATCGGAATGCTTTCAAGAGATAACGTACCTATTATTAGAACTACAAACGGAGGAGCAAACTGGTTTCCTTCGCTTGTTACTCCAATTACCGATACAAATAATGTTTGCGGGTTAAGCGTCATTAATAAAAATATTGTTTACGGATGCGGAAGGTATTGCGGTCCTTCAAGATTTTATAAAACGACTAACGGAGGAGTTAACTGGACTGTAAAAGATATGTCTCAGTATGCTACAGGCTTAGTTGATATTCATTTTTTTTCTGCTGATTCCGGTTTTGTAGTTGGCGGTACGGGCGGTATATGGCCTGATATGAATGCAGTAGTGTTGTTTACTTCAGACGGAGGTGAAACCTGGGTTGAAAGACACCGCACTGTCCGCAGTCAGGAATGGGGCTGGAAAATATCTTTCCCGACAAGAAATACTGCTTATATTTCATTGGAAAGCTGGATAAGTGATAACCAGTTTTTAAAAACAACTAACGGCGGAGTTAACTGGATAGAGAAACCATTTGTATCAGGATATAATCAGGAAGGAATAGGGTTTATTAATGAAAATACCGGCTGGCTGGGCGGCGGACCAATGACTTATAAAACTACTAACGGAGGTGATAACTGGTTTGCCGATAATATCGGTGCAAGAATGAACCGGTTCAGATTTATTAACGACACTTTAGGATACGCCGTAGGTCAGAAAATTCTCAAATTTTCCAGAGATAGCACAACCGGTATAAATGTAATTTCAAATGAGATTCCTGCAAAATTTTACCTGGAACAGAATTATCCAAACCCTTTTAATCCCGGAACTAAAATAAGATTTGAAGTTGCTTCCCCTACAGCAGATATGCGGCTGGAAGTTTACAATTCATTGGGGCAGCTTGTAGAAACACTTGTTGATAAAATTTTAAGAACCGGTACGTATGAAGTTGAGTTTTCTGCCGCTAATCATCCTTCGGGAATTTATTATTACAGATTGATAACAAATAATTACGCTGAAGTAAAAAAGATGATACTTGTAAAATAATTACAAAAGATGCCCTTTGATTAAGTTCAAAGGGCATTTTGATTTCATTTTAAAAACTAATCATTATTCCGGCTCTCGTTGTAATAAATGAAGCATTTTTCATTTCAGGTGATGTATACTGTGAATTATTGTTTCTGAAAACTGTATATCCTTTCGAATAAGTTATACCTGCATAGTTATATTTAACTCCGATATCAATCGTAAGCTTAGGTATAATTGAAATTTCTGTACCGACACCAAATGAAGTACCGACACCTGTTTCACTAACTGACTCCGTTGCGCCTGCCAATGAAATATTTGAGGGGTCCGAACTGGATGCATTTATCTGACCTGTAAGCCTTTGATTGAAATTCATAAAATGAACTCCGACCTGCGCTTCTCCGTAAGGATTTACTATTAATCCCGGAAGTTTTAATCTGCCTCCAAACATTATTGAAAAATCTGATGCCATCCAGTCAGGTGTAAATCCGCTTGCTGTTGCGCCAAGATTTGTTTTGAACTGATCAGTAAAATAAGAATTCTTGTACCCGAAAGAATTGTATTCTGCATTAACAGATAAATCTAATGGAATTAAAGGAAGCGATAAAAATACGAATCCGATTTGCGCAGATGGTCCTGCTTTATAAATATCACTGAACCCCCCGACGGGAAGATTTACTCCTGCACTGAATGAAACTTTTCTGTCTTGAGCATAAGAATTTATCGATAGAATTGTCAGGAGAAGAATTGTAAGTACTGTTTTATTGCTTTTCATGATTTAGAGTTTATTTAATAAAAAGTACATCAAATAATACATCTAAATTCCCACAAAGGATACTACATAATATTTAAAAATTTAGTTCCTGTAAGTTTTTTATGAAATTTTGCAAAGCTGAGTAAATAAGGTTTTCACTCTTTGTTACATCATTATTCAACTGTTGTAAGATTCTATCAGAATTTTTAAAATTATTTTTGTGTATGAACTTGTTAAAGATTGTAAGGTCATGCCATGCACCCAGAATTTTGTTAAGGTTATCAATTTGCCGCATAATCACTTCATCTTTCAAAAAATAAAATGCATCGCAGATTAAATCATAATTATAACCCGCTTCCTTCATAAGTTTTCTTAAATCATGCAAAGGTGATTTTTTCTTTTCATTTGTAATCTCAAACTCAGATATTTTTTTGAATAAATTATTCAGGTATTTGAATGAAAGATTTTCAATATTTCCTGATTCATTTAAAAGAAATTCCAGTTTAGTTTTTTCTTCTTTGAAAATAGTCTTCAGTCCCACTGAGTATGAAGAAATCTGATACTCTAATTTCTCTGCTAGTTTTTTGCTTTGAGTTTTAAAATATTCGTTTAGATGTTTATCAGATATCTTTAAAGCTCTTAATTCAGTTTTCAAAAGAGTGTTTGTTCTTAGTTTTCCTGCCGAGTTATATAGCTTTCTTAACAGTTCATTATCAAATTTTTCACCGTACTTAAAAAAATTGAGCAATGATTTAAACGCATTAATTTTCTTTACACACACTCTGAAATTATGGATATCCCTTCGTTTGAAATTTTTCTTTATCTTCCAAAGCTCCTTAATGCAATCATTTTGTAGTGATAAATAATACTCAAATAAATATTTTTTTGAGATATCCATACCAAAACTTACTTGTTTGCATTTCACTGTTCAATTACTCAATTTTTCCTGTAAAAACAAAAAGCCCTGCAAAATTTCTTCTGCAGGGCTTTGATGAAACTTTACATACTATAATTTTACTTTATCAGTACCATTTTTTTGCTTTGAACGAAATCCGGCGTTTCCAGTCTGTAGAAATAAATGCCTGATGAAAGATTTGCCCCCGGCATTTCAACTGAATGATAGTCAGCAGATAAAATTTTATTTTCAATCAAGCTCATAACTTCTTTACCGTTCATATCAAAAACTCTCAATGTTACTCTTCCTTCTTTAGGCAAATTAAAATTAATCTTTGTAGAAGGATTGAATGGATTTGGATAGTTCTGCAGTAATTCAAATTTCTGCGGCACACCAATTACAACTTCATTACTTAATTCATAATATCTATAATTCCCGTTAAGGTCTGTCTGCTTCAATCTGTATGAATATTTTCCTGCTTTAATATTCTTATCCGTGAATGAATAATTTTTCTCATTCTGAACAGTCCCGTTGCCGTTAACCTTTCCTATACTACTCCATTGTCCATCGATATTTTTTCTTTCAATGATAAACTCTTTATTATTTACTTCTCCTGATGTCTTCCATTTTAGTGTTACTGAATTCCTTTCCACTAATGAATAAAACGAAACTAATTCAACCGGCAACGGAGTATCAGGCCAAAGTTTTCTTTCATAAACTCCTCTGCCGTGCGTTGCAGCCCTTATTGAATTATTCGCAGGCGAAATACTTAAATCAAAGACCATTGCTGCTTCTGGCATTCCGTCGCTGAAAGATGACCACGTCGTTCCTGAATTTGTGCTGATATAAATTCCTAAATCATTTCCAAGATAAACATTATGCGATATTGAAGGGTCAACAACTATTGACTGCACCGGCACGTCGGGCAATGTTCCGTTTATATCGCTCCAGCTGCTTCCACCGTCAGTTGTTTTGTAAACATGAGAAGTACCAAACCCTCCGAACGCAGCATAAACAATTCTGCTATCCAATGGATCAACTGCAATTTTGTTTGGATACCTGTTTGGCAATCCTGTAGTAATATTAGTCCAGCTTGTACTTCCGTTCGTACTTTTAAAAAATCCCATCTGATTCGCACCGCCGGAGTTTGGAACTGTTGCCGCATATAATGTATCTGAACTTGTCTTTGATACTGCTATAGATAAAATCTTATTGCCGTCTAATGCCGCTGCAAGTGAATCAAAACTAATACCGCCGTTAGTTGACTTAAATATTTTCTTCGCACCCGCATAAACTACTCCTGTATCCGAAGGACTTCTGACAATCGGCGAAATGAAATTCGCATTTACACTATTTGAAGTAAATGTAGTCGTCATCGTATTCTGCGCGCCTTTATTCGAAGAGTAATTTACTTCCATATATTTATCTCCCATAATAATCGAATTATTATTCAGCGGATTTATACTGCAATACGTTCCGTCTCCGCCCGAAGGTCTGTACCAGCTATTGCTTCCATCGTATCTTGCAATACCGTTATCCTGCAATCCTCCTATGGCAAGAGTTGAATCCGTTGCCGAATTCGAAAATCCTCCATAGAACTGGGCCGTCACTAATTTATTATTGCACCTTGTATAATTTTCTCCGAAATCAAACGACCTGTATATTCCACCGTCAGTAGCTACGTAAATTTTATTTGCATCGTAAGGATTTGAAATTATCTGATGATGGTCAACATGAATATAATTTGCCGCGCTTGTATTTGTGCTGCTCTTTTGTGTGATTGTAACACCTGAATTTGTTGACTTATAAAAATTTACTCCGCTGAAAAGCATTTGCGAAGAATCGTTATCTTTTATCTTCACACCTGCAGCGTACCAACCCTGGTCTTCAAGCATATCGGGAGTTCCGCCGGAAGTCTGTGTCCATGTCGCTCCCTGGTCTGTTGTTTTATAAATACCAACAGTTCCTGCAGAAGATGTTCTGCTTCCTATTACAGCGTAAACAATATTATGATTGAGATAGTAAGATGAGAGAGTTACCCTTCCTGTGTTTGTACCGGGAAGTCCGTTTGTAAGCTCAGTCCAGTTTGCGCCGCTGTTTGTGGATTGGTAAATTCCCTGAGTTGAGCTTGATAAGTTTCCTACTCCTGCATAGATAATATTTGTATCTATTCTGTCTATTTCAATATCCATAACCATCTGGCCTGTAAAAACCTGACTCCAGCTGCTTCCGCCATCTATAGTTTTGTAAATCCCTTCCGATGTTGCCGCATAAACTGTGTTGGAGTTTCTTGGATTGAAAACCAAATCTGCAACTCCCCTGTTCTGCGCATAGGTCCAGTCCAATGACTTCGTCCAGTTAACTCCGCCATTAGTCGATTTTAAAATTCCTATTCCATAACTGCCGCGTGTTGTTCTCGTGCTGAGTCCGTTCAATGCTGCCGTATAGCCATAAACTTCTCCTGTGCCTATGAACATTAAATTTGTATTTGCTGAATCCAGTATAACTGCGCTTACGCCGACTGTCTGAAATCCTGTCGGCACATTTACCCAGGCAGTTGTTCCAAGTCCACCGTTCGTGCTTTTCCATAATCCGCCGCCTGCAGAACCTGCCCAGAGTATTGATGTATCAGCAGGATTAATTGTAATGCACAGCATTCTTCCGCCGATATTTTCGGGTCCTATATTAGTCCATGTATTAGAGGCATCTGTATTGGAAGTTAAGGAAGGTATATTTTTTGATTTCTCGTATTCGACGGTATATTTATCCGATGGAATATCTGCATACGGATATGCGCGGGAATCATTTACAAAATTTAATGCTTCAAATGATTCGCTTGATTTTTCATCGCAGAACCCGACAGGAAAGTTATCAGGATTTGGAGTTTGTGAATTATTTTGATTCGGCGAAATATAATAAAAGAAAATTAACAGTAAAAAAATTACAGCTGTTCTTATAAATAACATCCGGGGATTTAGTTTAAGCCTTAAAAATAATATTTACATATTCTAAATAAAATGAATTTGGAATTTGAATTAAAGGAAAAATATCGGAAAATGTTTTTAATAAATTAAAAAGCCCGGTGGAAATTCCATCGGGCTTCTGCTAAATCTGATTATTTAAAAGTATTATTTTACAAGAATCATTTTCTTGCTGTCAACAAAATTTTCCGATTCAAGTTTATAGAAATAAACTCCCGAAGGCAAATTCATTGCATTAAAATTAACTGAGTAACTGTTTGCGGTTTTTAATTCACCATTCAATAATCTTGCAACTTCCTTCCCTGCTATATCAAATACCGTAAGAGTCACATTTGCATCCTTAGGCAAAGTAAAATTTATATTTGTCGTAGGATTAAAAGGATTCGGATAATTCTGCTCAAGAATAAACTTATCGGCCACTGAGTTTCCGTTATTCGAAACATGTGTAACTGCAGCGTATCTGTCATAAAAAACATTGCGCGCTGTTCCGTTTAGTCCAACCCATGTAACTCCCAGATCTCCGGCTGTATTGTAATATTCAATTATTGAAGGAGTATAAAATGCAAATCCAACAGCCGGTATATGCTGACTTATCTGTATCGGCGTTGTAAAAGTTGAAGGATTATTATTATTTGCCAGTGTATAAACTAATTTCGTACTTTGATTTGTCTGAGGAAAAGCAGCAGTGCTATCTGAACGATAAACTAAATCAACTCCTCCTGCGCCGAGTTTGTAATGTGTAGCATCAAACCAGAAATTTGATCTGCCCGTTGAAGAGCCGATTGTAAAAGATGCTCCGAAAGTTGCTCCGTTATCATTGCTTTGCATACAGTACATTTCATAAAAACCGGGAGTTCCTCCGGAAAAAAATAACCAGGCTTTGCCGCCATTGATAACTCCCTTAACTTGCGGCTTTTGTGTACCTGCGGGAATCGTAGTTAAAAATCCTCCGACGACTGTTAATGTACCGGGTGCTGATTCTCTGTATCTAACTGTTCTGACTGCGCCCGCCGTTGTATCGGGAATAATGGCAACGCCAAAATAAGAAATCAAACAAGTGTCTCCTGTACCTGACATATAAATATTAGGGTTTGCAGCTGTATTGCTTAAAAATACTGCGCCTCCCCATGAAGCGCCGCTGTTTGCTGAACCGAAAAACCTCACTTCATTATTTGTATTCAAATCAATTATAAGATACAAACTGTTAGTCGACGAAATACATGCATCAAAGTTATTTACATTTGTGTATGTGGTAAACTGATTAAGATTATTAGTTATAACATTCCAGCAATAAACCAGACTTCCAAGCTGAAAGAAACAAAAAATTGAATCGCTGTCAGCTCTGCCTACCATTTTTATTTTATTGATTACATTAGAGGGAGATATAGAACCCGTCACAGCCCAGTTTGCTCCGTTATTGGAGGAAGCAAGCACAACAATGCTTTTTCCCGGAATTATACTTGTATCGGGAATAGCTGTATAAATTGTATTGTTCGAATTTCTATAAACTCCTGTGACTTTACCCAAAGGCTCAGTTGTGGAAACTGTGTAATCATTTCCCCAGTCCACATTTGAATGATAAGGTAATGGCGGGTTATAAACTTCACTTCTTATTTCCTGTGAACGAACTGCAGAAACAGTTAGAAAAAATGTTATCGTTGAAAATATCAGTA from Bacteroidota bacterium carries:
- a CDS encoding T9SS type A sorting domain-containing protein, which gives rise to MKNFLLIFSTITFFLTVSAVRSQEIRSEVYNPPLPYHSNVDWGNDYTVSTTEPLGKVTGVYRNSNNTIYTAIPDTSIIPGKSIVVLASSNNGANWAVTGSISPSNVINKIKMVGRADSDSIFCFFQLGSLVYCWNVITNNLNQFTTYTNVNNFDACISSTNSLYLIIDLNTNNEVRFFGSANSGASWGGAVFLSNTAANPNIYMSGTGDTCLISYFGVAIIPDTTAGAVRTVRYRESAPGTLTVVGGFLTTIPAGTQKPQVKGVINGGKAWLFFSGGTPGFYEMYCMQSNDNGATFGASFTIGSSTGRSNFWFDATHYKLGAGGVDLVYRSDSTAAFPQTNQSTKLVYTLANNNNPSTFTTPIQISQHIPAVGFAFYTPSIIEYYNTAGDLGVTWVGLNGTARNVFYDRYAAVTHVSNNGNSVADKFILEQNYPNPFNPTTNINFTLPKDANVTLTVFDIAGKEVARLLNGELKTANSYSVNFNAMNLPSGVYFYKLESENFVDSKKMILVK